Proteins encoded by one window of Teretinema zuelzerae:
- a CDS encoding DNA topoisomerase IV subunit B — MAKKTADYDESKIKTLSSLEHIRLRTGMYIGRLGDGTNPDDGIYILVKEVIDNSIDEYIMGNGKRIDISIKNNSVLVRDYGRGIPLGKIVECVSVINTGAKYNDDVFQFSVGLNGVGTKAVNALSSHFRVMAVRDGKCAEAVFERGVLKSQRNGTVKPGVKNGTMVEFVPDGSVFGDYEFNMEFLQRRIWNYAYLNAGLELQFNGESYVSENGLLDLLDAEVGKEHLYPVGYYKGKQLEFAFTHTNNYGENYFSFVNGQYTSDGGTHLSAFKEGFLKGINEYFRKSYKSEDVREGTAAAIAVKIQSPVFESQTKNKLGNTEVRSWIVTETKSAVDDWLHKNPEAAKQLEEKILANERLRTELNSVKKEAKEAARKIALKIPKLKDCKYHLDDGKKGENSVIFITEGDSASGSMVSSRDVYSQAIFSLRGKCENMFGKKRAEIYKNAELYNMMMALGIENDIDGLRYSKIIIATDADNDGFHIRNLLLTFFLSFFEELVASGRVYILETPLFRVRNKKETCYCYTEKERDAAVKRLGSSAEVTRFKGLGEISPKEFGQFIGADIRLLPVSAPALKNVPQILEFYMGKNTPDRREYIMKNLLAEVDV, encoded by the coding sequence ATGGCCAAAAAAACAGCGGATTACGACGAATCAAAGATAAAAACCCTCAGTTCTCTCGAACATATTCGGCTTAGAACCGGCATGTACATCGGAAGGCTTGGGGACGGCACCAATCCCGACGACGGCATTTACATACTCGTCAAGGAAGTCATCGACAATTCCATCGATGAATACATCATGGGTAACGGAAAGCGGATCGATATATCCATAAAGAACAATTCCGTTCTTGTACGAGATTACGGCCGTGGCATTCCGCTCGGTAAAATCGTGGAATGCGTTTCCGTCATCAACACCGGAGCGAAATACAACGACGACGTTTTCCAGTTTTCAGTCGGCCTCAACGGCGTGGGAACGAAGGCGGTGAACGCCCTTTCCAGCCATTTTCGGGTTATGGCGGTCCGCGACGGGAAATGCGCCGAAGCGGTATTCGAACGCGGCGTTTTAAAGAGCCAGCGGAACGGAACGGTGAAGCCGGGCGTTAAAAACGGCACCATGGTCGAGTTCGTTCCCGACGGCAGCGTGTTCGGCGATTATGAATTCAACATGGAATTCCTTCAACGGCGCATATGGAATTACGCGTATTTGAACGCAGGACTCGAGCTTCAGTTCAACGGCGAGTCGTATGTTTCGGAGAACGGGCTTCTTGACCTTCTCGACGCAGAGGTCGGCAAAGAACATCTGTATCCCGTCGGATACTATAAGGGCAAACAGCTCGAGTTCGCTTTCACCCATACGAACAACTACGGCGAAAACTACTTTTCCTTCGTGAACGGGCAGTATACTTCTGACGGCGGAACGCACCTGTCCGCTTTCAAGGAAGGCTTCCTGAAGGGCATAAACGAGTATTTCAGGAAGAGCTATAAAAGCGAAGACGTCCGGGAAGGAACGGCCGCGGCGATCGCGGTGAAGATACAGTCTCCCGTGTTCGAAAGCCAGACGAAAAACAAGCTGGGAAATACCGAAGTCCGCTCATGGATCGTAACCGAAACAAAATCCGCGGTAGACGACTGGCTGCACAAGAATCCGGAAGCCGCGAAACAGCTGGAAGAAAAGATTCTCGCCAACGAACGCCTGCGGACTGAATTGAACAGCGTCAAGAAGGAAGCGAAGGAAGCTGCCCGGAAAATCGCGCTGAAAATACCGAAGCTCAAGGACTGCAAATATCATCTTGACGACGGGAAAAAGGGCGAAAATTCGGTGATTTTCATTACCGAGGGAGACTCGGCTTCCGGTTCAATGGTTTCCAGCCGCGACGTGTATAGCCAGGCGATTTTCTCTCTTCGCGGCAAATGCGAAAACATGTTCGGAAAAAAGCGGGCTGAAATTTACAAGAACGCGGAACTCTACAACATGATGATGGCTCTCGGCATCGAAAACGATATCGACGGGCTCCGCTACTCCAAGATCATCATCGCGACCGATGCCGATAACGACGGTTTCCATATCCGCAATCTTCTGCTCACTTTCTTTTTAAGCTTCTTCGAGGAGCTCGTCGCATCCGGGCGCGTTTACATTCTTGAGACTCCTCTGTTCCGGGTGAGAAATAAAAAGGAAACCTGCTATTGCTATACGGAGAAAGAGCGTGACGCCGCCGTCAAGCGGCTCGGCTCGTCCGCGGAGGTGACCCGGTTCAAGGGATTGGGAGAAATCAGCCCGAAGGAATTCGGCCAGTTCATCGGCGCCGATATACGCCTTCTGCCCGTCAGCGCGCCTGCGCTGAAGAACGTGCCGCAGATTCTCGAGTTCTATATGGGAAAAAACACCCCCGATCGTCGGGAATACATCATGAAAAATCTCCTGGCTGAGGTGGACGTCTAA
- the asnS gene encoding asparagine--tRNA ligase: MKTTLIKEILVSEPDGRTVTIYGWVRTKRETKNLVFVQINDGSCFASIQATFDRDNGLPAEIENELKKITTGASVQITGKLVPSPASGQAVEVNASEVTVLGEAPAETYPLQKKNHSLEFLREIAHLRPRTNTFGAVARMRSQMAFAIHSFYQERGFNYVHTPIITASDCEGAGEMFQVTTLDLERIARDGAAAIAKGDTGVDFSKDFFGKPANLTVSGQLEAETYAMALSRVYTFGPTFRAENSNTTRHLAEFWMVEPEVAFHDLHANMDLAEDFVKYLMKWALEKCAEDMKFFDERIQPGLIKTLTEVANADFARVTYTDAMVELEKNAAAFEFKPFWGCDLQSEHERYLTEKVYKRPVMLYNYPKDIKAFYMKLNEDGKTVRAVDVLVPGLGELIGGSEREENLEKLEKRITDMGLKIEDYWWYLDLRRFGSVPHAGFGLGFERLLLYITGMGNIRDVIPYPRAPKLADF, translated from the coding sequence ATGAAAACGACCCTTATTAAGGAAATTTTAGTTTCGGAGCCGGATGGGCGAACGGTAACCATCTACGGCTGGGTACGGACGAAACGGGAAACAAAAAATCTTGTTTTCGTACAGATCAACGACGGCTCCTGTTTCGCCTCCATTCAGGCGACCTTCGACAGAGATAACGGACTGCCGGCCGAGATTGAAAATGAGCTGAAGAAGATAACAACCGGAGCCTCTGTGCAAATCACGGGAAAACTGGTCCCGTCTCCGGCTTCAGGACAGGCGGTCGAAGTAAACGCTTCAGAGGTAACGGTGCTCGGCGAAGCTCCTGCCGAAACCTACCCTCTCCAAAAGAAAAACCATTCTCTTGAATTTCTGCGGGAAATAGCCCACCTGAGGCCGAGAACGAACACGTTCGGCGCGGTCGCGAGAATGCGGAGCCAGATGGCGTTCGCGATTCACAGCTTCTATCAGGAACGGGGATTCAACTACGTGCATACGCCCATCATTACCGCAAGCGACTGCGAAGGCGCCGGCGAAATGTTCCAGGTTACCACGCTCGATCTTGAGCGGATCGCCCGCGACGGCGCCGCTGCCATAGCGAAGGGCGATACGGGAGTGGATTTCTCGAAGGACTTTTTCGGAAAACCCGCGAACCTCACCGTATCCGGACAGCTTGAAGCCGAAACCTACGCAATGGCCCTGTCCCGTGTATACACTTTCGGACCAACCTTCCGGGCTGAAAACTCGAACACCACCCGCCACCTGGCCGAGTTCTGGATGGTCGAACCGGAAGTAGCCTTCCATGACCTTCACGCGAATATGGATCTAGCGGAAGACTTTGTGAAATACCTCATGAAGTGGGCTCTGGAAAAATGCGCCGAAGACATGAAGTTCTTCGACGAACGGATCCAGCCCGGACTGATTAAAACCCTGACCGAGGTGGCGAACGCGGACTTTGCGCGGGTGACCTACACCGACGCGATGGTCGAGCTTGAGAAAAACGCCGCCGCCTTTGAATTCAAACCCTTCTGGGGTTGCGACCTGCAGAGCGAACACGAACGATATCTGACCGAAAAAGTGTATAAGCGACCGGTTATGCTTTACAACTATCCGAAGGATATCAAAGCCTTCTACATGAAACTCAACGAGGACGGAAAAACCGTGCGAGCGGTCGACGTTCTGGTGCCCGGGCTGGGAGAACTCATCGGCGGATCGGAGCGCGAGGAGAACCTCGAAAAGCTCGAAAAGCGCATTACGGACATGGGCTTAAAAATAGAAGACTACTGGTGGTATCTGGATCTCAGGCGCTTCGGCAGCGTTCCTCATGCGGGTTTCGGGCTCGGCTTCGAGCGCCTTCTTTTATACATCACCGGCATGGGCAATATTCGCGACGTGATTCCGTATCCGCGGGCGCCGAAACTGGCGGATTTCTGA
- a CDS encoding D-alanyl-D-alanine carboxypeptidase family protein encodes MKISAFQRRTLRAAFFIIGAACAAFILSASAWTAYRCASPLPAPAGTAAEDLARAVYHELSPQSPFGLARWDGRGWNAEIEPKAEAIAQRVSASAAILIDAETGDILMEKDADMIIPPASMTKLAALYTAFRAIEAGETTFDAVVELPPESWAANIPPGSSLMFLGKGQTVTVRELMEGMAVVSGNDAAIALAVHISGSVQAFTERMNREMEQLGLIQTRFEEPSGLSEFNRTTAREFAAFARIYIREYPEALQAFHSKKSFAYPLPHNEPDNPNSSPVFQRSTNRLLDALEGCDGLKTGFIYESGYNLALTVRRDGTRFISVTMNGAGRGSAEGNFHRIQDGTEMMEWAFAHFATLRLEEPEIQAIRVWKGSKTGIRLIPGQSAVFTAPAGTEAKRLVPRLRIPVSLEAPIEAGTPLGRIEYCEGERVVRSIELIADRSVEKANIAARAADSVAMLVCRMFKIR; translated from the coding sequence TTGAAGATTTCAGCCTTTCAACGCCGCACGCTGCGTGCGGCGTTTTTTATTATCGGAGCGGCCTGCGCGGCGTTCATTCTTTCGGCCTCGGCCTGGACGGCATACCGATGCGCGTCTCCTCTGCCGGCACCCGCCGGAACGGCGGCCGAGGATCTCGCGCGGGCGGTCTACCATGAATTGTCTCCTCAGTCTCCGTTCGGCCTCGCCCGATGGGACGGTAGAGGGTGGAACGCGGAAATTGAACCTAAGGCGGAGGCGATCGCGCAAAGGGTGAGCGCATCCGCGGCGATTCTCATCGATGCCGAAACAGGCGATATTCTCATGGAAAAAGACGCGGACATGATTATTCCGCCTGCCTCGATGACCAAGCTGGCGGCCCTCTACACCGCATTCCGGGCGATAGAAGCGGGAGAGACGACCTTCGACGCGGTCGTCGAACTTCCGCCGGAAAGCTGGGCGGCCAATATACCGCCGGGATCGTCGCTCATGTTCCTGGGCAAAGGGCAGACTGTAACCGTAAGGGAATTGATGGAAGGCATGGCGGTGGTCTCGGGAAACGACGCCGCGATAGCGCTGGCGGTGCATATTTCAGGATCTGTCCAAGCCTTTACCGAACGGATGAACCGCGAGATGGAACAACTCGGGCTGATTCAAACGAGATTCGAAGAACCTTCAGGCTTAAGCGAGTTCAATAGAACAACAGCAAGGGAATTCGCGGCTTTCGCGCGCATCTATATCCGCGAGTATCCCGAAGCCCTGCAGGCCTTTCATTCAAAGAAAAGCTTCGCCTATCCCCTCCCCCATAACGAACCGGATAATCCGAATAGTTCGCCCGTATTCCAGCGAAGCACGAACAGGCTTCTCGACGCGCTCGAGGGTTGCGACGGCTTGAAAACGGGATTCATCTACGAATCGGGGTACAACCTCGCCCTGACCGTCCGGAGAGACGGCACCCGCTTTATTTCCGTCACCATGAACGGAGCGGGCCGCGGTTCGGCGGAAGGAAATTTTCACCGGATCCAGGACGGAACCGAGATGATGGAGTGGGCCTTTGCGCATTTCGCCACTCTTCGGCTCGAAGAACCGGAGATTCAGGCTATCCGGGTATGGAAAGGCTCAAAAACGGGAATCAGGCTGATTCCCGGACAGTCGGCGGTCTTCACCGCGCCCGCGGGAACGGAGGCGAAACGGCTTGTTCCCCGACTGAGGATCCCGGTCTCGCTGGAAGCACCGATAGAGGCTGGCACGCCCCTCGGCAGAATCGAGTATTGCGAGGGCGAGAGAGTCGTCCGCAGCATCGAGCTCATCGCCGACAGGAGCGTGGAGAAAGCGAATATCGCGGCGAGGGCTGCAGACTCCGTCGCGATGCTCGTATGCAGGATGTTCAAGATTCGCTGA
- a CDS encoding polysaccharide deacetylase family protein, with amino-acid sequence MKLRFMPLVLLLSVHPLCAGVFFSGPDLNGKNEVIFAAHAELPGNSVPKTLYRKSLGSLSSDPVAKPTLQETIDTLEPMTIYPESMEVLADGSVLQVRSRFGTGRYDTRSDSFRWVQDGTAFHQGGYPRFGALADLSVSPNGRWIVSVEPVSAARGRLVLFDAERSFRSVISDSVERSSPPVSWAPDSSVFLYELDRTIYFARPEAFFTSSQVDQKFRMLGSGSVSSVAWYSPTRFLYANGTSVYRIQSAELFARSLYNPLLGLGELAGKLPSAFNPSEDSFRPSPDGQSLLFAQDARNVYFCPLTGDDYVPSLDARPLPYLQLPGNTASVSLFWNQDGSPAVFTCAVEDGKKTMRAWKLDNIKTGRLFSPLAIPSDSVKMVPSREGRSVAFITARGLAVYDASGWKEVSVWQDEPVVSAAWADESSLYIGGSETIRKWNSTTGAASLLLLSSVTAFGWDEQGVHPLADTTRLGRFQFLGNMKWQPAASARMRPATGANGVWRLYADSSAGYYNNMLYLRSAAGKGGTRPLLTEPGIVLDSLSSGGPKRSSVDDRVFSHGLRSGYRHAALVFDAMDTVEGLPEILYTLSTYNIRATFFINGEFLRRHPGAVNEIVKAGHQTASLFFTSWDLSGTGYRIDEDFIIRGLSRNEDDFYNATGQELTLLWHAPYYTVSPLILDSGAKAGYRYVLPDVPVLDWVTREHERLMPGLYLDSADIIDSIMKAKKPGSIIPVRIGKVAGSRSDYLYEKIDLLVNALMEAGYAPVSVDTLQKNSR; translated from the coding sequence ATGAAATTACGGTTTATGCCTCTCGTCCTCTTGTTATCGGTTCATCCCCTCTGCGCGGGGGTTTTTTTCTCCGGTCCGGATTTGAACGGCAAAAACGAAGTCATCTTCGCCGCCCACGCGGAACTGCCGGGCAATTCGGTTCCGAAAACACTGTATCGCAAATCTCTTGGATCTCTTTCCTCCGATCCTGTAGCCAAGCCGACCCTTCAGGAGACGATCGACACCCTCGAGCCGATGACGATATATCCGGAATCGATGGAAGTTCTTGCCGACGGCTCGGTTCTTCAGGTCCGCAGCCGTTTCGGGACCGGACGCTACGATACCCGCTCGGATTCATTCCGATGGGTTCAGGACGGAACAGCTTTTCATCAGGGCGGATATCCGAGATTCGGCGCCCTCGCGGATCTGTCGGTAAGCCCGAACGGCAGATGGATCGTATCGGTAGAACCTGTTTCAGCCGCCCGCGGACGCCTTGTGCTGTTCGACGCCGAACGGTCCTTCCGCTCCGTGATCTCCGATTCCGTAGAGCGCAGTTCTCCTCCGGTGTCCTGGGCTCCTGATTCCTCCGTATTTCTCTATGAACTCGACCGGACGATCTACTTCGCGCGTCCTGAAGCGTTTTTCACGTCCTCCCAGGTCGACCAGAAATTCCGCATGCTCGGTTCAGGCTCCGTCTCGTCCGTAGCCTGGTATTCTCCGACTCGCTTTCTGTACGCGAACGGAACCTCAGTCTATCGGATTCAATCGGCCGAACTCTTCGCGCGTTCTCTCTATAATCCCCTTCTCGGCTTGGGCGAGCTGGCGGGAAAACTCCCCTCCGCGTTCAATCCTTCGGAAGATTCCTTCCGCCCGTCTCCGGACGGACAATCCCTGTTATTCGCCCAGGACGCCAGAAACGTCTACTTTTGCCCCTTGACCGGCGACGATTATGTTCCGTCCCTGGACGCGAGGCCTTTGCCCTATCTTCAGCTTCCCGGAAACACCGCTTCCGTAAGCCTTTTCTGGAATCAGGACGGTTCTCCGGCGGTGTTTACCTGCGCCGTCGAAGACGGAAAAAAAACGATGCGCGCATGGAAGCTCGATAATATCAAAACCGGCCGCTTGTTCTCTCCTCTCGCGATTCCGTCCGATTCCGTGAAAATGGTTCCGTCCCGGGAGGGAAGATCCGTCGCGTTCATCACTGCGCGCGGGCTTGCGGTGTACGATGCGTCGGGCTGGAAGGAAGTGTCTGTCTGGCAGGACGAACCCGTCGTATCCGCGGCCTGGGCGGACGAATCGTCCCTGTATATCGGCGGTTCGGAGACGATCAGAAAATGGAATTCGACGACCGGCGCCGCGTCCTTGCTTCTTCTTTCCTCTGTAACAGCCTTCGGCTGGGACGAGCAGGGCGTGCATCCGCTGGCCGACACGACTCGCTTGGGCCGGTTCCAGTTCCTTGGGAACATGAAATGGCAGCCGGCGGCTTCCGCCCGCATGCGGCCCGCCACAGGAGCGAACGGCGTCTGGCGCCTGTATGCAGATTCCTCTGCCGGTTATTACAATAATATGCTGTATCTTCGTTCAGCGGCGGGGAAGGGCGGTACGAGACCGCTGTTGACTGAACCCGGCATCGTTCTGGATTCGCTTTCCTCCGGCGGCCCGAAAAGATCCTCCGTCGACGACCGGGTCTTTTCTCACGGTTTGAGAAGCGGCTATCGGCACGCTGCCCTGGTTTTCGACGCGATGGATACGGTAGAGGGATTGCCCGAGATCCTGTATACCCTGAGCACCTATAACATCAGGGCGACCTTTTTTATTAACGGCGAGTTTCTGCGCCGCCATCCGGGCGCGGTGAACGAAATAGTAAAGGCCGGTCATCAAACCGCTTCGCTGTTCTTCACTTCCTGGGACCTCTCCGGCACCGGCTACCGCATCGACGAAGATTTCATCATTCGGGGGCTCTCGCGCAACGAGGACGATTTCTATAACGCGACGGGCCAGGAGCTGACCCTGCTCTGGCACGCTCCCTACTATACCGTCTCCCCGCTGATCCTTGACTCGGGGGCTAAGGCCGGCTACCGGTACGTTCTTCCCGATGTTCCCGTTCTCGACTGGGTTACGCGCGAACACGAGCGTCTCATGCCCGGCTTGTACCTTGATTCAGCGGATATTATCGATTCGATCATGAAAGCTAAAAAGCCCGGTTCCATCATCCCTGTTCGAATCGGAAAGGTAGCCGGAAGCAGAAGCGATTATCTGTATGAAAAAATAGATCTGTTGGTGAATGCCCTGATGGAAGCCGGCTATGCGCCCGTCTCGGTGGATACCCTGCAGAAGAACTCCCGCTGA
- the fusA gene encoding elongation factor G — protein sequence MGFATDSVRAVAVSGHGQTGKTTLIEQMLLAAGMIQKAETIESGKTVCDYTPEEIERKISIYAKLTHLRWKEKLINVWDTPGSSDFTGEVITAFRASELAVLMINGKAGIQIETIKLWRNLDRRNKARLAFINNMDEERADYQRCVQDIHSRFEVEVCPVTMPMGSGSGFSGVIDVLRETAWIMEGGAEKQAPIPDEYADAVARAREVLAGAAAEGDEELLVKFIDEAGLSTEDMIRGLKLAIKDNRVVPAFAGCARTGSGVNALLDFIADIVPSPAGALEMVKKNEDEELVVKINPAQPFSALVVKTSNDQFSGKLSYIKVVTGSLASDSEVYNFTEAKKEKIGKLYRAIGKKLVETNELFAGDIGIAVKLPYARTNDTLSSSPDALPFIKLRTPNPVYSMAVSAAEKKDEDKLGELLVRACEEDKTLSYAYNSETKQSVLSGMGDLHITIILNRIKALTKIAIQTAMPRIAYRETIQRKAQAEYTHKKQTGGHGQYARVVLSIAPLERGENYSFSNAVFGGAISKGYIPGIEKGVREAMDCGVLAGYPVVDVGVTVLDGKEHPVDSSEMAFKIAARNAFKDSMRNAGPILLEPIMNLTVFVDSHYLGDIMSDLSSRRGHILGQSDLGGGIEEIRAQVPHHELLKYAIDLRAMTSGTGSFEMTFDHYSPISGKIADEVIAAAKEFMKHQAEDE from the coding sequence ATGGGATTTGCAACGGATTCAGTACGAGCTGTAGCCGTCTCCGGCCACGGTCAAACAGGGAAGACCACTTTAATCGAACAAATGCTGCTCGCTGCCGGAATGATTCAGAAGGCTGAAACAATAGAGTCGGGAAAAACAGTCTGCGACTACACTCCCGAAGAAATCGAACGAAAAATATCAATTTACGCGAAATTAACCCATCTCCGCTGGAAGGAGAAACTGATAAACGTCTGGGATACGCCCGGATCGTCGGATTTCACCGGCGAAGTCATCACCGCGTTCCGGGCCTCGGAACTCGCCGTTCTGATGATTAACGGAAAAGCGGGAATTCAGATTGAAACGATAAAACTCTGGAGAAATCTCGACCGCAGGAACAAAGCCCGTCTCGCATTTATAAACAACATGGACGAGGAACGAGCGGACTACCAGCGGTGCGTCCAGGATATACACAGCCGCTTCGAGGTCGAAGTGTGCCCGGTAACAATGCCGATGGGATCCGGATCGGGCTTCTCGGGCGTCATAGACGTATTGCGCGAAACAGCATGGATCATGGAAGGCGGAGCAGAGAAACAGGCACCGATTCCCGATGAATATGCAGATGCAGTCGCCAGGGCGCGCGAGGTTCTCGCGGGAGCCGCGGCCGAAGGCGATGAGGAACTGCTGGTAAAGTTTATAGACGAAGCGGGTCTTTCGACCGAGGATATGATTCGCGGCCTTAAACTCGCCATAAAGGACAATCGCGTAGTGCCGGCATTCGCAGGATGCGCCCGCACGGGATCTGGTGTAAACGCTCTTCTCGATTTCATCGCAGACATCGTTCCGTCGCCTGCTGGCGCCCTGGAAATGGTAAAGAAAAACGAAGACGAAGAACTGGTGGTGAAGATCAATCCGGCCCAGCCCTTCTCCGCCCTCGTCGTGAAAACATCCAACGATCAATTTTCGGGAAAACTTTCCTACATTAAGGTTGTGACCGGCTCTCTGGCTTCAGATTCGGAAGTATATAACTTTACCGAAGCAAAAAAAGAGAAAATCGGCAAATTGTACCGCGCTATCGGGAAAAAACTGGTTGAAACAAACGAACTTTTCGCCGGGGACATCGGCATAGCCGTCAAACTGCCGTACGCGAGAACGAACGATACTCTTTCGTCCTCGCCGGACGCCCTGCCTTTTATCAAGCTCAGGACTCCGAATCCCGTGTATTCGATGGCGGTCTCGGCCGCCGAGAAAAAGGACGAGGATAAACTGGGAGAACTGCTCGTCAGGGCTTGCGAAGAAGACAAGACGCTTTCCTATGCATACAACTCAGAAACAAAGCAAAGCGTTCTTTCGGGAATGGGAGACCTGCATATTACGATCATTTTGAACCGGATAAAGGCTCTCACGAAGATAGCCATTCAGACCGCGATGCCGAGGATCGCATACCGGGAAACCATTCAGAGGAAGGCGCAGGCCGAATATACGCACAAAAAGCAGACTGGAGGCCACGGCCAGTACGCGAGGGTTGTTCTTTCGATCGCGCCCCTGGAAAGGGGAGAAAATTACAGTTTCTCGAACGCAGTATTCGGAGGAGCGATTTCCAAAGGCTATATTCCGGGAATCGAGAAGGGCGTGAGGGAAGCGATGGACTGCGGCGTGCTGGCAGGCTATCCGGTCGTCGATGTGGGCGTTACCGTACTCGACGGAAAGGAACACCCGGTAGATTCTTCTGAAATGGCCTTTAAAATAGCCGCGCGCAACGCATTCAAGGACTCGATGCGCAATGCGGGTCCCATTTTGCTCGAACCCATCATGAATCTAACCGTGTTCGTGGATTCCCATTACCTCGGGGACATCATGAGCGATCTTTCCAGCCGACGGGGCCACATACTGGGACAAAGCGATCTGGGTGGAGGAATCGAAGAAATACGCGCGCAGGTACCGCACCACGAATTGCTTAAATACGCTATAGATCTCCGGGCGATGACGAGCGGAACCGGTTCGTTCGAAATGACCTTCGACCACTACAGCCCGATTTCCGGAAAAATCGCCGACGAAGTAATAGCCGCGGCAAAAGAGTTTATGAAGCACCAGGCGGAAGACGAATAA
- a CDS encoding citrate/2-methylcitrate synthase, whose protein sequence is MQYEEVDSSMINQLSALAEKNDYIDPELYTKFDVKRGLRDSDGKGVLVGLTRIGNVYGYDVIDGKPVAVPGKLIYRGYDVEDIISDIEISEQFGFEQVIYLLLFGDLPNASQLAEFDALLGQYRVLPDNFVEDMILKSPSSDIMNKLARSVLVSYSYDPNPEDVSTANNLLQCIQLIARFPAMVAYGYQAKRRHYDGKSMYLHNPLPNLSTAENFLRMIRADKNYDKLEAELLDLALILHAEHGGGNNSSLTVHVVSSADTDTYSAIGAAVGSLKGRRHGGANMKVMEMMDDLKANVSDWASEKEVGDYLRKILRKEAFDRSGLVYGQGHAVYTISDPRATLLREKARKLAAVKKCSDEFDLYCMIERIFPGIFEAEKGAGKKICTNVDFYSGFVYSMLGIPRELYTPIFAISRIAGWAAHRLEENISGGRIYRPAFKQVGDLREYIKLDDRH, encoded by the coding sequence ATGCAGTATGAAGAAGTAGACTCGTCGATGATTAACCAGCTTTCCGCCCTGGCGGAGAAGAATGATTACATCGATCCGGAACTTTATACTAAATTCGATGTCAAACGCGGTCTTCGCGACTCGGACGGCAAAGGCGTATTGGTCGGCCTGACCCGTATCGGCAACGTATACGGGTATGATGTTATCGACGGAAAACCCGTCGCGGTTCCCGGAAAATTGATTTACCGCGGGTATGACGTTGAGGATATTATCAGCGATATTGAGATAAGCGAACAATTCGGTTTTGAACAGGTGATTTATCTTCTCCTTTTTGGGGACCTTCCCAATGCCTCTCAATTGGCCGAGTTCGACGCCCTATTGGGCCAGTACCGCGTTCTCCCTGACAATTTCGTTGAAGATATGATCCTCAAATCCCCGTCTTCCGATATCATGAATAAATTGGCTCGTTCTGTACTGGTGTCTTATTCCTATGATCCGAATCCGGAAGACGTATCGACCGCCAACAACCTGCTTCAGTGCATCCAGCTCATCGCCCGCTTTCCCGCGATGGTAGCCTACGGGTATCAGGCTAAGCGCCGCCACTACGACGGCAAGAGCATGTATCTGCACAACCCTCTTCCCAATCTTTCGACCGCGGAAAACTTCCTCCGAATGATCCGCGCGGACAAAAATTACGATAAACTGGAAGCGGAGCTGCTCGATCTTGCGCTTATTCTGCATGCGGAACACGGCGGAGGAAACAACTCCTCATTGACGGTGCATGTAGTCTCCTCTGCCGACACCGATACGTATTCGGCCATCGGCGCCGCAGTAGGCTCCCTCAAGGGCCGCAGGCACGGTGGAGCCAACATGAAAGTCATGGAAATGATGGACGATCTGAAGGCTAACGTCTCGGACTGGGCAAGCGAAAAAGAAGTCGGGGACTATCTGCGGAAAATTCTCAGGAAGGAAGCCTTCGACCGTTCCGGACTCGTCTACGGACAGGGACACGCTGTCTATACCATCTCCGATCCCCGGGCTACACTTCTCCGGGAAAAGGCGAGGAAGCTCGCGGCTGTCAAAAAATGTTCTGATGAATTCGATTTGTACTGCATGATCGAACGTATTTTCCCCGGGATCTTCGAAGCTGAAAAAGGCGCCGGCAAGAAAATCTGCACCAATGTCGACTTCTACTCGGGATTCGTATACTCGATGCTCGGCATTCCGCGCGAGCTCTATACGCCTATTTTCGCCATTTCTCGAATCGCCGGATGGGCCGCGCACCGCCTTGAGGAAAACATCTCCGGCGGAAGGATTTACCGTCCCGCGTTCAAGCAGGTCGGGGATCTCCGCGAGTACATCAAACTGGACGACAGGCATTGA
- a CDS encoding zinc ribbon domain-containing protein has translation MDSVIVCRDCGKTVERNFNFCPWCGCSLMPEEDISSAVQDACLRMDELRRSRNVSRIDVLDRKLIDLEKILSQLASLQTLHN, from the coding sequence ATGGATTCCGTCATCGTGTGCCGTGATTGCGGCAAGACCGTCGAACGCAATTTCAACTTTTGCCCCTGGTGCGGCTGCTCCCTGATGCCTGAAGAAGATATTTCTTCAGCTGTTCAGGACGCGTGCCTTCGAATGGACGAACTGCGCCGCTCCCGAAACGTCTCCCGGATAGATGTTCTGGATCGAAAACTGATAGATCTGGAAAAAATTCTGTCTCAGCTTGCGTCGCTCCAGACTCTCCATAACTAG